DNA from Mugil cephalus isolate CIBA_MC_2020 chromosome 5, CIBA_Mcephalus_1.1, whole genome shotgun sequence:
TGCATCTGCATCTAAATCAGCGATTTATTCTGAATTTCCTCTCAGATCGATCTGCTTCTGCACCCTGCTGCCCGCTCTCTACCCGTCGACAAATATCTTTTGTACAACGTGCACATCCCGGATTGTTTTTTCTGCGCCGTCTTCAAGCCCTTTCCCTCCATCATCAAAACATCTTTAACTAAACCCCTGGATTATGTTGAAACATCTGTCCTCCTTTAAGTCCACCTCAATCTCAGCCTgctgtgaccccccccccccctcctcatcaATGACATGACACATTACATACCAGCTTCATCTCACAGTGAAATCagttttatagtattttttttatcaatttacaaatataacaaatattTAACAGTTGTACTGATTTAACAGACGCTTTTGTCCAAAGTAACAATATTTAAACTACTATAAGAACTCAGGAGGACAGAGTGCCGCACAACTAATTTGCAAACCCAAAAGAAAATTATCCAAtaatggccaagtcaatcaaTGCCTGACATTCCCCTGCTGAGTTTGCCACTCAGTTATTCGatcaatggggaaaaaaaatgtctgcttttgcattaaactATATCAACAAACAGGAGTAACAGAGTGAGAGATGACTGGTTCTTCTGTGTCACTTAAAAGAACACCAGACATCTTCAGGGTCGAGGTAATGAGCTCGAGGCGTTTCTCTGTTGCGAGCCTTTGCTCCTCTTCGTATTTGAAAGGAAAACTAAACATCTTCATGTCTTTGAGAGCACTGAAATccttgaaagcatttttttttgtgacattttacggacaaaaagaagaaaccagGTTTAATAAAGGGCTGAATCATAGGGtggcaggaggaaggagaagaccCTGTTGGACATTAATAGAgtaaatgggtaaaaaaaaataaaaagcaaaaaagaaaaaaaaagtaaaatgaaatacactAGAGAGCAACCAATCTAGCATATTagtacaatttaatttaattgaaaaattgaTTTTTTAAGACCCTGCTTTGTGTCCTTTCCACATTTAATACTCACAGTTGACATTTTGTAGAttagaacaacaaaaaaacattaactaaTAAGTGTAAGCTGCTTCCTAATCCACACCCTGCTCTGTTGGATCAGGAGGGACCACACTCAAGGTTGTTGTTCAACCAGAGTTTCTTCTCTTCGTCTTCACCGCTCGTCTTATTCATTGGTTCAATAATGCCAACCAACGCACGCTCTTTGACACCCTCTCTAACCTGAGCTCTGCTGAGTCCACACTCTCCCGGCTCCCGTGCTACCTTTCAGACCCCATCTATCAGCCGTCAGTGAGGAGGACTCTGCCCACACAACGTATCTTTAGCGGTACGGACGTCCAGGTTTGAGGTTTGACTCCTATCGTCTTCTTCTCCTACAACAGCTTGACGCTGTCAGCACCCTCCCCCCCCGTTCCTTCCACCACTGCTATAAAACACGAACACCGTCTCCTCTCCTGCCCTCTGACACTGAGGCAGAGCAATCTCTGCTTCACCTGACATCTTTGATAACACATTTCCTCCTCGGTGCACACTTGTACAAGACCGAGCTGCTCTTTCTTCCAGCGAAACCATTCCCTTCGCGAACTCCCTCCAACGCCGCTGACAACAACATGTTGCCTCTTTCCCAGTCTGCCCACAATCTTAGCGTGTTGTTGCACAACCAACAGCCGCGCAAGGCGCACATGACATGACTGTAATTCCCTCCTGGCTCCGCTCCTGAAAATACTCTCATCAGCGCAAACCAACACCATGCTTTCCAAATTCTGACATCTAGCTCTATTTTCAGCTACAGACAGAAAACTTAGCGCCctttttttcaaactttccctcaattttcctttatttaatttaatctagtTTCGCAGAAGCGCCACCTTTCTGATGCCAATTCAACATAAGCTGAACATCAGAGCAGTCGTGAAGGCGGATATAATGCAAAAGTGTAATAGTAAAAGGCATTTCTCCTTCATCAGACGGTAACCTCCACTTAAAATCAAATTATTGTGTATAGCTGCTGtgctttctatttttattgcttccGAACCAAAGAGCTGCTAAactgtatttcattgtttttttactgGACAGTTACAGTAAAACTTCTTCTCATTCTTATTATTCACTTTTGccggtgtacctaataaactggtaTTGTTGCTTTCtatggttgtgtgtttgttactTCAGCTGTTACTTCCTTTAACAACGGTTTCATCGTAGGGTGAAGCGAGGATGAATCTTAAACTGCATGAAATCAATGTATCTTTGGTTGAAACTGTGATACTGGATGGCATTAATACAATATCAGTTTTATATGAAAGTTATAGATATATTTGCAGTTTACCACAACCTGGTAATCCAGAACTACACATACGTACTGTGCAATGCGTAGAATTACACACAGTGGTCAGACTTGATGGGTGAGTTTCAAGCATTTGAACCTGCACGGCTTGATATCCGAGAGACGTTTTTACCTTGATCCTGGGCATGGTGACAGTAGGGGGTCTGGCTTTGGCAATAAAGCTGAGGGAAGAGCCCTTTTCCACCACGTGTCTGGTGTAGGGCATGTACATGCGTCCACTGGGTCCAAACACAAAGTCCTCTCGGAGGGCATCCACTAACATGATGACCACCCTTTTGAACAGGGGCTGAGGGAGGTGGGATGAGTTGGGAGAACTCcctaaaagacagaaaaggaaaaggaaaaaaaacaaaatgttttacgATTAAAGTGAGCGGCGTAGCCAGAGTGGGAGAGTCTGGTAGCTGGTTGGTGCTGTGAACTCACCTGTCAGCGGCTCCTTGGGCAGATCTGACAGCTTGCTCTTGGATGAAAAAGAGGACTTGACAGGTACTGGGAAAAATCCTCGCAGGAAGAGGGCGATGCCCATCACTTCGAAGATTAAAATAAACGAGGCGAAAACCGACGAGCGTACTTTCATTGTGGCGGTCGGTGGACACTTTAGGAAAGAAGTGAGTTAAGCTAGTGAGGGAACTTACTGGCTAACAAGCGACATGACGCTTCCTGCACACTTCACCCAAATTAACAGTGATGGAAGCCATAACACACTTTTTCCCATGAACACACTGTCAGAGAACACAGCACAAACCTACGTCTCGCAGTATTTAACAACCTGCTCTTATGTTCTATATTTGTGGCcgttttttttgcaataaaaacactaataCCAGGTAGCACTATTGCCATTGATAGCCACTTCCGCATTGATAGCCTGGAACTACGGGTCGGACGCAGGACCAAACAACGCAACTACGCCTTTTTTATATGGAAGAGCATTAGGGCCGCCCGTGAGaggaggcagatttttttttcatcatgcacatCGGGCGTAATTTTACTGTACTGTTAATTAGTGGGATGGCATTCGGTGTTTTTCCCGCCATGACATtagaaaatatgaatgaaaatggtCTCATCTGGTTGAGTGGATGTAGCATCAACCGTGGCTATATTAATAAGCGCAGTAAAGTAGGTTCAATTCTAGCCTGCTCCATTTTCTGCATATCATCCCCCATCTCTCACCCCATTACTCCAGACCCCCCTGTGCATTTAATATCAAAAAAGGTCTATAATTAACGTTCTACATATCCCAACTGGAAGCCTTATTAGTTGAATACACtgcttgttatttttattgcagtaaAACACCAATTAGTCCCtccattatatattttaattttgcccAGTCCCAAGGACAGCACTCAAGGCGAATGAGGTCACTACCATCCAGCAGCTTCAACTGTTCGTGACTTCTCGAGTTTTGTATATAATCTGACGTTAACGGGGTCTAAGGCTGATGAAGTCTGACTGGAAATTAACTCAGGATAGAGGGACTTATTTCCACTCAggtctgttgtgtgtgtgtgtgtttgagctgtTACTGCCACCTACAGGGGAAACTTCATTTGAAGGGTTTTCTCTTTGGCATTTTAAAGGTCAGTGTCACAATTTCCACGCACTAGTTGCAGCTGCGTTTGTGTAATTTGTGTAGATGAGGATTTCCACTTCCTTTGTGTAACTGGATTATGCATAGAAAAACTGTGTAACGGCTCAATGAATCATATCGGCGAAATGAGAGGATAATTGAAAACCTCTACTGAATCCTGTCACATTTAACATCATTAAACACAGCAGAGCTTTTAGATGCACATAATAGCTCTTCTTCATGGtcatatttaagtatttttcttACCTCTAACTCACATCAAACAGTGTGACAGAGAACCTCGATTTACTTTTAAGAACTTATAGCAGCTATTTTAGTTGGAAAGTTCATGTACAGGACACTGTTTCATGTGATTATTAATGGAAATCAAATCCTCAAAGAAAGGTGATCACATAGCGTTAGAAGAAggacaaattaatttaaatgttctgGAAAAGATTGATGTGAAAAAGACCAGAGTCTGCATCACTTTATTCAAAGAAAACCTAGCAGGGCCTTTATATAACAAAGACCTCTTTTCCATATACCGtaatacaatatacagtatacattaCTAATTagtgcattcattttcttcttctcttctactTTTCATTCCTTTTCAGAACATTAATGAAGACGTCTTTGGGAACGTCCACGTTGCCGATGCGCCTCATCTTCTTTTTACCCTCTGCCTGTTTCTTCAGCAGCTTCATCTTCCGTGTTACGTCCCCTCCGTACTATCAAAACAAGGAAACcgaaacatttcaaaacatctGTGGGATATTTTTACTGGAATgatgttaaaaataacacaaaagatGTCTACTTACACATTTTGCAAGAACATTCTTCCTatatgcttttattctgaaagagACAGATACGGTCATGCTGTGGATAAACTCCATTAACCCAAATCCATCAGATATTTGCATCCTTTCCATGCACTGAGTTTGCATATCTCATTATTCCAGCAAAGCCTTTGGCTCAGTGCAGCTCTCGTACTTACGTTTCTCTTGCGATGACCTTATTTGCGATGGCTGCCTGTACAGCGATCTCGAACATCTGCCTTGGGATGGAGTCCTTCAGTCGCTCACACATCGCTCTCCCTGTGGTGTACGCGCGGTCTCTGTGATACAAAACGCACTCGTCAGAACCAGAGGCCACCAGAAAACTTCTAGTAATATCATGTGTCATCCCCAATTAATCAATTAACGACTCCTTTAAACAGTAACATGATGCACTCTACCGTCCATCATAGATTCATCAAACTAGGGTTGAGGCGTTTTCAAACTTGCTTCCTTGTTGCATTCAAAGCAACATCTTTTCAAATTCCGACAAAATCTCatgaaaagtgttaaaaaaaaaaaaagacacaggatGGAATAGGAAACAACTAGCATGGCTCTGTCTGAGGttagaaaatattattttaagttATTCTGCTTTGTCTAATCgacacacaaaaagaacatCTATTTGTGGTTTTATGTTGTAAATTAGTAGTTGGGGACATTGGACATGgacataatttatatttttggtaAATTGTTAAAGTGGGTGTTAACCTCCTGCTGAGTCTTAAGTTGCGCTAAGTTCATTTATTCTCCACACAAACATCTTCCAAGTTCTGAAATCTCCAACTATCTGTTATATATGATGCCACTTCGCTGTGAGACCTTCAAGGTGCTTCACATAAAATCTGTAACATCAAATGCGTGTATATGACAAGAGAAGGTGCCTCTTATAAAACGTATCCGGCTCTGTGATTGGTGCATCGCCCTTAAAGAACCACCCACTGAAGCTACGCTCGATTCGGCTCAGTCCCAAGGCTTATGATACTAATCGTCTGAAAGTAGCCATCGCCGGTGAAGTGTAGCGCCCTTCAGTTGTTCTGGCTCGTGCGCTGGCTTTGGTAGTAACTTCATTAAGCTCGCATCGGCTGCGTGTCATCACTTTTTCTCTGAAAAGTTATTCTCATGTCCTTGTTACAGTTAGAATGAAGTCCTTGTCCAGAGTATAAAGTCATGTTAACACTCTCTGCCAAGaggcccttttttttaattcttaccCTTAGTGTTGAATACATTTCATGCTCCATAGGCTCAGAATAATTACAATAGTAATGAAGGACCATATACTGTAACCTTGACAGTAACAATAACAATTAAGCTACGGGAGACTGCTCcgacaaagaaaataaaaacggtGCTTTCAAGCAGCATTGGAGTTAAAATCCAGAGGAACTAAATTGGGAGTTGTAAGCTAAAATGTTCAGGGgggaattaaaacaaattaaatctcTTTTACTTCAGAGGTCGTATTcagctttggttttatttatttatttatttttttttttgtacctgtgAACAATCGTGGTGAGTTCCTCCACTGGCCGCCCATTGAGCAGAATATCCATCTTTATCAAAGGAGCGCTCTGGTAGCCTGCGTTCTCGTAATCAAAGCTGTGGAAGAAGAATCACAATGGTGAATTAGTAAACAGAGGTGGGATATGTCAAGATGGTGGTCTATCCAAACATGAGGTGCAAAGGAAAGGGAAAACAAGTCACAGAATAGAAGGGAAATAATTTACACAAATACAAGTCTTAACTTATTTTAACTGGTGCGGAATGTTGTCTCCCTTCTGTGTGAAGTAATCACAGTCTAGTGTCTtagaaattaaacttttttgggggggggggggtcctgtgTGCATTTTTGATCTACCCTGAGGACCCCCACAACCCCTTCTGGAGGGTCTTTTTTGTGTAACTGTGTAACTatcatcttcttcttggtttgTTTGTAACATTAGCTTAATTTCAAGCGCTAACCCGAACATGCAAGTTAGTGAGTTTCCCACAACGTCTAgttgcagatgtttcacaataagagcattattaagaaatgaatggtgtATGGCCACTGAAACAGTACGGGCCTCATAATTTGAAACGGATGACGTAGATCGTGTTAAGTTATTAACAGCATCATGCACaaactttgaacaatgcaagATTTCTTAATAAAGTGCAGTAAATTACGCTTGTGAAAGATGTTAGCTAAAgtagataaaggtctcagttacctttgagtgaaataatcctatttctatacATGTCATATGATCTTTTTCAAAGGATATTTTATGTTCTTGGACCCCTTGCAATTTCACCACTTACCACTAGGGGTCCACGGACTcgcactgtagctttaaatacTGTTAATGTAAAGTTACACAGCTGCCACGTCTGGAACTTATCGTAGGAGATCTAATTTTTAAACATCATAACTAATATACtcagattttacattacatactaagaatacagacaaacaaacaagtacAAGTATGTGTGATTAACTGTGGCCATGTATTTACTGTAATACTGCTTTAGTTTTACCTGGCATATCCGGATGAGAGCGACTTGAGGAGGTCATAGAAATCCACGACGATTTCATTCAAAGGGAAGAGATATTTCATCATGACACGCTGGTCGTCAATGTAAACCATGTTCTTCTGGACCCCCCTGCGATTctttaaagacacaaacaatCAGTGCTGTGTGTACTTTAGATACTGACGAAGGGCTACTTTGGTACAATGCATCATCAGATGGGTTGGCgatccaataccaagtaaatacagggctagaaTTGTCGATGCcgatactttttacttgaaatgtcatgatcctTGAAAGACTTCATAACTTTTGCCtctagttagttgattatgataaaacacagggcAAATATTTTAGgctaataacaatataaaacaacttATCAATATAAAAATTATACACACAATTGTTTCGGGGAAAAAAGTGATTAATGAAAAATTAGAAAAGGAGCAATGTAACaacaaatataacaatgtaaacaacacaacaacaatggaagtCAGTAACAAGACTttgttgagcaaaataagtaaacaaaaacaaccacaatgTAATAAGATTGCACAGAGAGGAAAACGTTGGCTCATCTTCCACCAAAGAAGCGAGTCTGCATCACTTGTATTTGGTTTCTCTTTCGAGTACCGACTCCATTTAACAGCAACAGTTCTAGCTGTGCGATGCTGTTGTGATGCTAGGATTcaagtgtcaaactctgtccatatccaccttttgctacaggtgaagatggagaagcacGGACTTGAGAGAGAAACTTAATTAAATGGTCCTATAGAAGAGAAACTACAACAAAAGTACCAATTTCATCACGCTattatcgatccgataccgataccaatGATATTTAGAGGCATGAACATGTCAAGAGTCCTCAGGGAAATAAGATAAACACAGAGTCTGTttgtaaaaagacagaaagaacgATGCACATATAGgtattacataaaaaaatgtaaagaaatcaAACTTTGTTCATTCTTTCGCTttgcgtcttcttcttcttaccgaGCACAGAGACATAATCTTGCCAGTGTAAGTGTCTGGAGTGAGAATGGTTCCCAGCACCATGGGCTCCAAATACTCCGACACGACCGATCTGTCTGGGAACTGAGCGGGGTTCACGATGGTTATCTCCTCTTTACCGTGTTCCtgtaaggagaaggaggaggagaagatttCAACTCTAAAAGCTGTGTTTAGAGAATAAAGCTCTCAGGTCTGTCACAGAATAATATCAAATCTTTACATTACTTTCAAGCAAACTCAACTTGCACGCTTCGTATTGTACATCCAAGTTAAATGCATTCTCCTCCTAAGTATTTTCCTATTAAAATTCATCACTTTACACAGGGAAGCATGCCAGTGAATGATAGCCAAGCTGGACGAATATATGAGCAGCTCTTACCTTGATGAGTTTGGGTGAGGAGAGGGCAGCCTTGTACGGCACGGTGGGAGAAGTGACTATAACGGAGGCGTTGTACTCCTGCTCCAGCCTCTGATTGAACACCTCCATATGGAGAAGACCCAGGAACCCGAGTCTGCAGGGGGACAGGAAGGTCCACAGGTGCACTCAGGTTTTATAAATTGATATCCGCGCTTTTAATTACAAAGAGCCCGTCTGGAAAGAGTTCAGCGGTGAGTTAAGTCTCGCCGTTGTAAATGATCTAAATCGCTGACAATCATTTCACGTGGACTGATAATATGACCTGCGATGATAAATAAACTCTTACTTGGCTGCCGATGCTGGCAACGTCGAGTGTGTCCCACAGAAAGGTGTTTATTGCCAATAAATCACAGCAGCTGTTGTCCAGGTTTATGTACAAATACATAAAATCAAACTACTCCCCTGTAACTTTTTAGGATAGTATGTGTTAACACTTCTTCAAGAAAACATAGCGACTCCAGATTccacatgtttgctttagtctgATCcatgacagatgtgtgtttatctcatttctccagctgttctctccttttgttctgtgtctacccagctggccttagGCTGACGTGTCCCTCCgagctcaaggtttcttcctgttaaaagggagtttttcagCCTTCAGCCTCACTCTGGAGGTTTccggattttgtaaagcgtcttgagacaatttgtactGTTACTGACACTACATAAATAAAGACTGAAGTGCTGCTCAGAGTTTTAAAAGTCCACACTTTTCAGTTGAGCATTATAAAGCttcaaataataattcaaataattcaTCCTGACCTCCATCCCGCTCCCAGGGCCAGGCTGCTGTCTTTCTGCACTGTGACACTTGAGTCATTCAGGGTCAGCCTGTCGATGGCGCTGCGGAGGCCGGGGTATTCTGACTGGTCCATTGGGTACATGCCTGAAGGACAGAGGAAATTCAGAGCGTGCATCAGCAGCGGAAAACGgctcttcatttgttttatgagGAAAGCACTGCTggcactgtttattttttgtttaattccaGCGACACTGGATTATTTaacattctcatcttctataaccgcttgtcctctagagcaGTGGTTATCAATCTTTTTTTGGGGTCCTGGACACCCTGCATATTTTTGATCCACCCTGAGGACCCCCATGACAATAAcctttttgattattatttgcGTTTTCCTCCTCTGAAAAGGCTGCAAAGACACCATTTTTCTTGCTGTAGAGTCACTACGGTACCAGCGAATTGACTGAACTGAGCACAGGAAACATCTGACGTCATTGTCCataacagcagcaacacacgtgtgaaattatattttcagattttagaaaaacaaagatgtcaaggatattttcttttaatttcaagTGGTAATATAGGTGAACATGCAAGTTAATGATATTCCCACAACAcgttcctgcagatgtttcacaataagagcattattaagtCATGGATGGTGTACACCCACTGAAACAGTACGGGCCTCATAATTTGAGATAAGTTTGCATTAACAGCGTCATGCAGTAAGTTAGAACAATGCAACCCGGGTGCGAGATCTTTAAAATACGGTAAATtacacttgtgaaacagatgtaattagaaataaaagtgtCCAATGTAGTTTAGatctcagtcacatttgagtaaaataatacaatttcTATAGATGATGTTTTCtaaaagatgttttattttcatgggtTTCTTGCAATTACACCGCGGACCACTAGGGGTCCACGGTTAACAGGCCAGGTTAACAATCCTTTCCTCTAATCTCAGAGATTTTATGAATGAACAGTTTTATGGCTGTACAGTGAGACCCCAATAGGAGCATATTTCACTTCTAAACTTTAATGTCACTGtccagtaaaaaacaaacaatgaaatccagTTTGGCATCTCTCTGGTTCGAAAGCAATAAAAATTAAAGCGaaagcagcaataaaaaaaaacaaaaaaacaaacataaaatctaCAATACAACAGAAGCAGCACTTACCAGCAAAGACCATGGCTTTGGCAGGTTTAAACCCTGGAAGAGCTTCGACTGGATGCTCCTGGCTGTAGAGAGTGTCGCCAATCTGGGCTTCTTTCACGTCCTTCATCCCTGCTACCATGTAGCCCACTTGGCCTGCAAGCCTGCACAACAGCACGCTTTAGACACTAATACAATGATAATCTACACGAACAGCTGAATAAATGTTGAAGAAAATCCATTGTTTGTCTAATGTGTGGACTGTACGTCATCTTCTATAGTTATTTGCACTGACATGGTAATAATTAGATATTTTCTGATATAGATTAGCTTGTCACAGATATACAGCATGGGTATCcatttttatattgtatattctTTGAAATAACAGCCCCTTTTTCAtctaacaggaaaaaaaataataatatatatacatatatatatgagcaataatataatatgtatcATTGCATAGTTTGTCCAGTAGAGAGCACTACAACTCTAGTGTTTGCATTACTTCAAGGGGCTACAACACAAATGAGGGGGGGTGTTCATGCAAATGAactatatgtatatttaaattaattttaatacaCTGAACTTGTGTGATGCATCTTCATATGCAGAATTATTGTATAAAATTAACCAGCATTAGTTAGGACTGTATGTCTAATtgtaaaaaaagattttgaaaatgtcactAATGTCAGATTTAgtaagagaaataaaacatgaaggattaaaaaaaggtaaacaagaggaggatgaaTGCAGCGTACAGCCTCTGTGTCGGGTGCTCATCTGGCCGGAGAAGGCCCAGCTCGTTGACCTCGTATGTTTTGCGGAGATGCGCAGACACGATCTTGTCCCCTTttttgacctgacctccaaacaCAGCGATGTTGGCCACCACTCCTCTGTAGTGGTTGAAATTGGAGTCAAACACTAAGGCTTTAAATGGGTCGTCGATGCTTGCCATggggctggaaaaaaaaaaaaaaaaaaaagagagagaaagaaagagcttccttttatttctctttaccTCCAACATGCTGTATTTCAAATAACCACCCGAGGCTTCTTACTGTGGAATCCTGTCCACAATCGCTTGGAGAACCTTTTCAACATTTGTTCCAAGTTTAGCTGAAACCTGAAAAACACGGGGAAATTCCTCAGAAAAGCGGCTGACAATAAATCACAAAGCATATTACATGTGCTCCATCCTACCCTGATGCATTCTTCACGAGGAATATCAAACACCTTTTCGATTTGTGCCTCCACTCGTTCCGGATCTGCATTTTTTAAGTCAATCTGAGGGAGATATGAAAGAATCAAGggactcatctcatctttactcaaataaaacatgtgtaATTAACCAAAAATAGAAGAACTGAATGTACCTTATTTAAGACAGGGATGATTGCCAGCTGAGCTTCAAAAGCCAGGTAGAAGTTAGCTACTGTTTGCGCTTGGATGccctttacattaaaaaataataataataatcaatgcATGCATTAAATACTGCCACATTATTTAACTAAGAAAATACAGTTTAGTACCTGATTGGCATCAACAATCAACAGGACGCCTTGGCATGCAGAAATTGAGCGAGACACTTCGTAACTGAAGTCAACATGGCCctaaagagaagagaagaataTGAGGTTATTAGAAGATTAGAGGAACACAGATGTgcaacatgtaaataaatcaacttAACAGATGTGCAACATGTAAACTCCTCTAAGAGTGCGAATTTAAAGCAATGAATATTTAGGAAGAATGTGAGGATTTGCGATGATCTATCAGAATCTAtcagcagaggaaaaacatttaaacgtACAAATATCATCctgtaaacacaaataatacaagaaaacacatctgtctaaaatgtcaacattacaaatacaaattaagGCCTGAGAAGGATATTGACTTAGTTGCAATCtacaacctcaccactagatgccactaaatcctGCACAGTGGGCCTTTAAAGTTGTAACCTGCAGCTATTTAAAATtgtcaataaaatgaataaatactctttattttaattatgagtctgctttatattttatttccagcAACAGCTCAGACATTTGTGGCAACATAAAATCAGTCAGTGGTGCCAAAGCTTGCAGGGAAACTGTTAAATACACTTTCCATAAGACACTTGTCCATAAACACAAGTCAGAAGCTCGCACTTGTTCATAAtttatgtttaaagaaaatcaatggACACAGTTTTACACCAAGAACCCAGCTAAGGACTTACGGGTGTGTCGATGAGGTTCAGGAGGTACTG
Protein-coding regions in this window:
- the guf1 gene encoding translation factor Guf1, mitochondrial encodes the protein MSLSLVKMCCESPLLRCVSQLKMCRRRAHSRKATSYTVLKHIWMNRPSVFSSGCRRLSTKADKDSVDMSKFPVDRIRNFCIIAHIDHGKSTLADRLLEMTGAIAKTEKNKQVLDKLQVERERGITVKAQTASLIYSHQGEQYLLNLIDTPGHVDFSYEVSRSISACQGVLLIVDANQGIQAQTVANFYLAFEAQLAIIPVLNKIDLKNADPERVEAQIEKVFDIPREECIRVSAKLGTNVEKVLQAIVDRIPHPMASIDDPFKALVFDSNFNHYRGVVANIAVFGGQVKKGDKIVSAHLRKTYEVNELGLLRPDEHPTQRLLAGQVGYMVAGMKDVKEAQIGDTLYSQEHPVEALPGFKPAKAMVFAGMYPMDQSEYPGLRSAIDRLTLNDSSVTVQKDSSLALGAGWRLGFLGLLHMEVFNQRLEQEYNASVIVTSPTVPYKAALSSPKLIKEHGKEEITIVNPAQFPDRSVVSEYLEPMVLGTILTPDTYTGKIMSLCSNRRGVQKNMVYIDDQRVMMKYLFPLNEIVVDFYDLLKSLSSGYASFDYENAGYQSAPLIKMDILLNGRPVEELTTIVHRDRAYTTGRAMCERLKDSIPRQMFEIAVQAAIANKVIARETIKAYRKNVLAKCYGGDVTRKMKLLKKQAEGKKKMRRIGNVDVPKDVFINVLKRNEK